The Fictibacillus phosphorivorans genomic sequence TTCTTATCACGTAGATCTTTGATCGTAAACGATACGATGATCAATCCCATTTTAGCTAGATCTTGAGAAGCTACACGTTGCACTTCCTGTGAAAATTTTTCACGATTCTTATAGATCTCTTCTACCGTCATAGATCCTAAAATGGAACGTAAATGTCCTTCAAGAACTTCACGTGCTTCATTCTCACGATCTTCTTTCAACTTACCTAGGAATTGTTCAGCTGCAGTCGCGATCTCACCGATTGAGCTTCCTACTTTGATGATTGCTGTTCCGTCAGCCATAACTGGAACACCTTGCTCTGTATATACCTCTGGTGTTTGCACGTCTAACTTACTCGTTAACAAACTAAGTGGCTTTGCTTGTTGGAAAACAGGAAGTACAAACGTACCGCCTCCACGAACGATCTTGATACGATTTCCCGCTTCATCAATATTTACGTTCTTGCTTCCTAAGAAGCTTCCTGTAACGATTAATGCTTCATCTGGGCTCGCCGTTCTATACTTTGTGATAAAAACACTAATAAGAGCAACGACTAAGAAAACGGCAACCCCTATCACAATAAATAATGGTGAAAAACTCATAATAACCCCTCCAGATTAATGAATATATGTTTGTTCCACTTGCTCATAACGCATGACAGATACGACACCTTTTTGAATATCAATGATCAACACTTTTTCTCCTTGTGAGATCGGTTTGTTATCCATGCTAATCGCTGATTTTGAAATCCTTCCGCTGATTCCTTCGATTAAGATCTCCCCAAATCCATCTGTCGGAACCGAAGTTAGTACGGTACCCACTCTGCCTTTAAGATCTTCGTCTCTATAAGCTAATGATTCTTCTGATGAACGGATTGGCATCAAAACGAAAACGTTCAATAAAGTCACGAGCAACAACGATAGTAGACCACTGAACACCATAATGAACCAGCTGTTTATATTCGTCATGATCTCTAATAAATAGCCCGAAGCCGTCCCGATTGTAAAAAAGGATAAGATGAGCGATGGATGCAAAAAGTCTACAGCTGCATCAAGCATGTCACCAAATAAGATGTATACAAAAGTGATGCACCCAAAAACAATAAAACTTCCTAAATAGATCGTAGACAACGGATATCCGAATAATTCCACGGTCTTCTCTCCTGTCTTCATATACTTTTTACTTCAAATAAGAATTAACCACGCCCTTTTGTCGAATTTGATAATTTGATATAACCTTAACAAAGTGAAACAAAAAAGATTGTAAAATTTTGTCGACAATGATTAATTTCCAATATTGGTTTTATATAGATATTTACGAAGGTGCCAGAAAAAAGTTTCAGTTAGTTAACAATATTTTGTATAATTTTGTTAAAAGGAGTGAAATCCAATGTACACAGAAAAATTGTGGCAGTATTTAAACAACAAAGCTAATAAAGAAGATGCGGAGCCAATGAAAAAGTATATGCGCGATCAGTTCGAATTCTTCGGGATTCGTTCTCCCATTTTGAAACAAAGTATGAAGGACTTTTTGAAGGAGTATGGATTGCCTGCAAAAGAACAACTACCTTCCATTATTGAAGAAGCTTGGTCTAGACCGGAACGAGAAATGCAGTATGCGACTTTTACAATTGTTGAAAAGTTAAAGAAGCAGATGACCAAAGAGGATATTGAATGGATCGAGTATACCATCATTAATAAGAGTTGGTGGGATACGGTCGATCACATCGCTAAACATATCGCAGGCATTTATTTAATGAAGTTTCCAGATGAGATCGAACCCGTTACAAAACGTTGGGTTCAGTCCAAGAACATTTGGCTCATGCGATCGGCAATTCTGTTTCAACTCGGATATAAAGACAAAACCGATAAAGAACTTCTAGCACAAATCATTAAAGATACAAAGTACGATCAAGATTTTTTTATTCGAAAAGGAATTGGATGGGCATTAAGGGAGTACGCATACACAGATGCTGATTGGGTATGGGAGTTTGTACATAAAGAAGAGTTAAGTCCGCTCTCCTATAAAGAGGCGATTAAGAATATTAAAAAGACAAAGCAGCCGCATTAAAAACGGCTGCTTTTTTTATTTCTCTTGTTCTTTGACAACATAACGAATCGCATTTCGAAAAGAGACAAAGGAGAGTTGATTAGTATGCACACCTAGAGAAACCATATCTTTGACCATTTCCTTAGGAAATCCGCAATACAATACATCGGCTCCCATCAGTTTAATCGCATCTGTCAGGTTTTGAATCTCGATCCCAAGCTCAGAATCTGTAATGGTCGTTACACCTGAAAAATCTAAGATTACGTAATCGGCTCCATTGTTTAGACATTCTTTCAATAGTTTTGTAGTCAACGTTTCAAGTCTTTCCAATGTAAGTTCACCAATCAGCGGCACTAACAGTGTATGTTCTGCAACGGTTTGAAGGATTGGCGTTGCTAGCTCATTCAGTATTTCTTTTGTTCTTTCTCTTTCCTGTTCGCGCTCTGTTAAGTCTTTCCACGTTAACAGATAGCCCCTTTTCTGATTTTCGACAAGCAGCTCCGTTACAATCAACCTGGCAACAAATCTATCAAAAAGAACGATCTGCGCATCAATTGGAAACTCATTGTAATTCATTAGCTCTTCTTGAAGAAAGTTTTTATGAAGGCTTTTTATAGGCTGACCAATCATATCTTCTGGAGTACCAATATTTAAATATTTCTTCATCACTTGAAGTAAATTCTTACTGCTATTATTCATCCAAGAGATGTGAAGGTCTTGATCTATGAAAAAGATATTCTCTTCTAAACAATTCAGTGTGTCCTTAATCGTACCCTCTAACACATAATTCATGAGAAGTGCTCCTCTTTGTAAAGTCCTGTTCCCATCATATCGGAATTTTTACTATTACACTATTAAAAAGACTAGAGTCCCCAATCTATGTAAGCGCTATCTAAATCTTTACAAAGATTCCTGTTGTGTGATGTTCCAACTACATGTAAAATGTCCATATCAAACAAACAAGTGTACTTTCCACAAAAACAAAGGGGCGGATAAATTTGGTTACTCACGTTTCAGTAGGACTTTTAGGATTAGGAACTGTAGGCAGTGGTGTTGTCAGAATGATCGAAGGAAATCGAGAAGAATTGCAACACCGAGTGGGATGCCCTGTTTTTATCGAGAAAATACTCGTACAGAATGTCGAGAAAGAACGTCTTGTCTCCATTAACAATGAATGGTTAACTCAGCATCCCGAAGATGTTATTCAAAATCCAAATATACAGGTTGTTATTGAAGTGATGGGCGGTATTGAATTAGCACGAGAATATATCACACTTGCACTTCAAAATAAAAAGCATGTGATCACAGCAAACAAAGATCTGATGGCCCTATATGGTGCAGAACTCTTACAGGTGGCACATGAAAATGAATGTGATCTCTTTTATGAAGCAAGTGTTGCAGGAGGCATCCCTATTATTCGATCACTAGTCGATGGGTTAGCTTCAGACAAAATTACGAAGATGATGGGAATCGTAAATGGAACAACGAACTATATTCTTACAAAAATGGATAAACAACAGCGCAACTATGAGGAAGTATTAAAAGAAGCTCAAGATCTTGGATACGCAGAAGCTGACCCCACATCAGACGTAGAGGGAATCGATGCAGCGAGGAAGATGGCCATTCTCTCAACCCTCGGATTTTCTATGCACATCCACCTAGATGACGTAACCGTGTCAGGTATATCCAAGGTTACACAAGAGGATCTTGAATACGCGCGTCAGTTCGGTTATACGCTGAAATTGATCGGAAACGCAAAAAAGGATAATGGCAAAGTGGAAATCAGTGTTGAGCCTACTCTCCTTCCCGACTCTCATCCGTTAGCAAGTGTTCACAATGAATACAATGCTGTCTATGTGTACGGTGAGTCAGTGGGAGAAACGATGTTCTTTGGGCCAGGAGCAGGACAGTTACCGACTGCTACGTCCGTTGTTTCAGATTTAGTTGCTGTTGTTAAGAACATGCGACTTGGAGTGAATGGGAAAAGCGTGGTTGCTCCTCAGTTTGATAAACAATTAAAACAACCGAACGAGATCGACGGAAAATTCTTTTACCGGTTGTACGTGAAAGATGAGGCAGGTGCTTTCTCTTCCATCACTTCTCTGTTTGCATTGCATGATATCTCACTTGAAAAATTAATTCAAAGCCCTGTAGATCATAAAGGAGTTGCAGAAATTGTGATCGTAACCCACGGAACAAACAAACAGCAAGATAGTCACGTCTACAACCTGCTTCGGGACTCTGAAGTCGTTCAAGAAATTAAAAGTCACTATCGTGTGGAGGGAGCTTAATATGCATTGGAAAGGATTACTACATCAATATAAAGAATATTTGCCAGTCAATGCGTCTACTCCCCTTCTATCGTTAAACGAAGGGCATACACCACTTATCCCGCTCCCACATCTTTCAAAAGAATGGGGCATCAACCTTTATGCGAAGTACGAAGGAGCGAATCCTACAGGCTCTTTTAAAGACAGAGGGATGGTCATGGCTGTAGCAAAAGCGAAAGAAGAAGGAAGCAGAGCCATCATCTGTGCTTCTACAGGAAATACTTCTGCTGCAGCGGCCGCCTACGGTGCAAGAGCTGGCCTCCGATGTATCGTTGTTATCCCTGATGGTAAGATTGCACAAGGAAAACTGGCTCAAGCAAAAATGTATGGAGCAGAGATCTTTGCCATAGAAGGAAATTTTGATGAAGCACTTCAGATGGTACAAAAAATGAGTGAAGAAGAAGATTTCACTCTCGTTAACTCAGTAAATCCATATCGACTTGAAGGACAGAAAACAGCAGCTTTCGAATTGGTTGATGCGCTTGCCGGAGCTCCTGACATCTTGGCTATACCTGTTGGAAACGCTGGTAATATTAGTGCGTATTGGAAAGGATTCAAAGAGTATGATGCCGTTAAATCTTCCGGCCTCCCTCGCATCCATGGATTTCAAGCAGCCGGTGCCGCTCCAATCGTAAACGGATCTGTTGTAAAAAATCCTGAAACGATCGCAACGGCCATTCGAATCGGAAATCCTGCCAGCTGGAAGTTAGCTTCATCCGCGTTAGAAGAATCCGGTGGCGTCATTGATTCTGTCACAGATGAAGAGATTTTAGAAGCATATCAGATGCTCGCTTCCAAAGAAGGTGTTTTCGCTGAACCTGCTTCTTGCAGCACGATAGCTGGACTATATAAACAACATAAACAAGGAGTACTACCAAACGGTGCTTCCGTTGTTGCCATCCTAACCGGTAATGGCCTTAAAGATCCTGATATCGCACTAAAAACAGTGAAACAAGAACCGATCGTGATTCCGAATGATTTTGATTTATTACGTCAACAGCTAAAAGGATGTGTTGTATAAATGAAAGCAGAACCTTTTTCGATCCATGTTCCGGCAAGTACAGCCAATCTTGGTCCTGGCTTTGATTCTGTTGGTCTTGCTCTAAACAGATACTTAACCGTTCACGTTCAGCCTTTCGCTCCGCGCAAAACAACATTTCACGGAGAGGAACTTCAAGCATTCAATAAAGATGAAAACAACTTAATCATGCAAGCCGCACATTTCACCGCAGATTCTTTTCGAAAGAAACTGCCTCCTTGTCAGTTAGATGTGGTGAGTACATTTCCTACATCAAAAGGAATGGGAAGCTCTGCATCAGCGATCGTGGCAGGCATCGAACTAGCAAACATCCTTTTAGACCTTGAGTTATCTAAGGAATCAAAATCACTTCTTGCCAGTTCTCTTGAAGAACATCCTGATAATGTGATTCCTGCTATCTTTGGAGGACTTACGATCAGTTTCTATAATGGACAAGTGGTCGAAACAGTTCATGTTCCAGATGTTGCCGTTGAGATGATTATAGCTATTCCAGACGGAGTTCTTCATACGAAACAATCACGAGGCTCACTGCCAAACCTTCTTCCCTTCAACAAAGCGGTTGAAGGCAGTGCGATCAGCAATGTGCTTGTTGCCGCATTAATGAAGAATGACTGGAAAAAAGCAGCTGATATGATGAACCGCGATCTGTTTCATGAACCGTTTCGTTCAAAATGGGTCCCTTTATATGCTGAACTTAAGGAAAAAGCGATCGAACTCGGTGCTTATGGTGCCGCAATAAGCGGTTCTGGCCCCTCCATCGTCTGCTTCACTCCTCACCAAAAAGCGGCTGGTATTACAGAACAACTTTCTACGTTGTTTCCACAGTACCACTTTGAAACGATTTTTCCTGATCGCAGGGGTGTTGTTGTTGAAAAATGCTTGTCTGCCGCTTTATGATCCTTATTTCTCTAAACTTGAAAACGAAAAGAATGGTAAACGTACAAAAGGATTAAGCAACAGCTGCTTAATCCTCTTTTCTTATTTATGAGTAATATTGAACTGATCTCTAAGTAGCGTCCAGTTCTCAGGGAATGGTTCTCCCAGTACCCAATAAGCAAGACCTCTTAGTTTATACTTCTTTACGAGTTGGTTTTTCGCTTCTGCACTTTGTTCGTTCTCAAACCAGACAACATGCTCTTTGCCGTTATCATCTTTGTAATTAAAAAACGGTGCTTGAGACTCGTTATCGTATTTTACAGTTGCATCCTCTTTTAATGCTAAGTCATGTGCTTCCGCTGGAGCAACGCGTTTTGCGAATTTATTTCCTTTTTTATAAGGCAGTGTCCAGTCATATCCGTATAACGGTGCACCCATCACAATTTTTTCTGGAGGAATGACTGATGTTGCATACTTAACCACTTTTTCTACTTGAGGAACTGGTGCAACAGCCATTGGAGGTCCACCAGACCATCCCCACTCATAAGTCATGAGGACAACAAAGTCTGCTAGTTCTCCATGACGTTTATAGTCATGTGCTCCATGCCATGGTCCTTTTTGTTCATCGCTTGTTTTTGGTGCTAAAGCAGTTGATACTTTAAATCCTTCTTTTTGAACTTGTGGAATGATCGTTTCTAAGAATCCATTATAAAGCTCTCGATCTTTCTCTTTGATATGTTCGAAATCGATATTAAGTGCTTTATATCCTTTTTGCTTCATCGTACTAATAACGCTTCCGATCAGTGTTTTTGAAGCTGTCTTATCTGTGAAGATGTTATGTGCGATCTCTGGTGAGAAGTTTCCATCAATAAAGTTTGTTAAAACCATCATCGGCATGGCTTTAGATTTCTTCACTTCTTGAAGCGCTGCGTAATCTTTGATCGGCTTCAGCGATCCGTCTTTATTAACTTGATAACTAAAAAACGCTACGTATGTTAAGTCGTTTACTGATTCTTGTACATCTCTTATGGACTGCTTCGCTTCGATCGGCTCTAAAAACCCTAACGTTTCAATCTTGGTCTTGCCATGATTCGTTTCAGCTTTAGAGATGTCCACCTGTTTTTTTTGTGGCGAGTTAATCTGTTCTAACCTTGGGCTATTCCGCGTTTCGTTACTCATGTTCTTTGGCGCAGCTTCGCTTTCTTTCATGTTGTTAGAATTGCCGCATCCGCTAAGTACAATCGTAAACGCCGCTAAAAAAGCGACTATCTTTTTCATAAACAAACCTCCTTCATTTTCGTTATTTTTCCATGAAGAGGTTTGTCCTATTCTCTTTTTTAGAAATAGATAGCTCGTTACGCCCAACTCGTGTTGGTATCTTAACTTCCATAAGGTACAAAAATGGAACTAACTCGTGAATAAAAAAGAGCTTATAAAAAAGAGCTTATTTCTTCAAGACTGGTACTTTTTAATGTTCTTTTTACTTCTATGCAAGTTGATTGGAGTGCAAGGTTGCAGACTCCTACGGGATGAGCGGTCAGGTGGAGACTCCTAACGGCGCAAAGCGGCAGGAGGCTCACCGTTCGCCCCGTGGAAAGCATGCAACCTGGAACGGAAATCAACTTCCTTCAGTTCATTCATATATTGGAAAACAAAAAAAAGACCCCAACATCGTGGAGTCTTTAAACCTTTATATCGCCCAGTTTCCATTTGTAAATAATGGAATACGTTTGCCATCTTCATATTCAGCTTCAATTTCAAGGTCTGCAGACCCAATCATAAAGTCCGTATGACCGCGGCTAAAGTTGATCTCTTTCTCTTCCATCTGTTCGGGTGAAAGGTTTCCTGCATCCTTCACTGACATCGTAATTGATGTTCCGATCGCTAGATGGCACGAAGCATTTTCATCATACAACGTGTTATTAAAAGTGATGCCTGAGTTGGAGATCGGCGAATCATGAGGAACTAATGCAACTTCCCCTAAATACCCCATTCCATCATCGATACTAAGCAGTTGTTTTAACGTGTCGTACCCTTCTTCGGCCGTGAAATCAACCACTTTTCCATCTTTGAACGTTAAACTGAAGTTATCAATGATGTTCCCCATCGCTGAAAGTGGCTTTGAACTTGAAACTTTACCGTTCACACCGTATTTTCTTGGTGTTGTGAACACTTCTTCTGTTGGCAAGTTCGGGATATAATACGTACCGAACGTTGAATGATGACCTCCACCAATCCACGTGTGATCCGGATGTAGGTCGATGCTTAGATCAGTACCCTCAGACTTGTAATGAAGCGTTTTAAACTTTTGTTCGTTTAAGTAGTTTACTTTCTCTGTCAATGTCTTCACATGTTCGTCCCATGCTGCTACAGGATCGTTCTGATCAACGCGAACGGTTTTGAAGATCGCTTCCCATAATGCATCTACTGCTTCTTCATCATTTTTGTCTGGAAATACGCTCTTAGCCCAACCAACCGTGGGTGCACCTGCGATCGCCCAGTGCATATCTCCTCTTAATTGCCCTGCTGAAAAAGCTTGAAGTTTCTCACCACGATTTTTTTGAACGAACATCATCCGCTCAGAAGGAACACCTTTATAAGCATTCGGGTCATTTCCTGTAATCATCAAGAAGCAATCATGATTTTCCACTAGGCTGTTGTATTTATCAATCTCCCAAGAAGGCAGATCATTTTGAAGAACCTCTTCTGCTGCAAGCGTTAGGTGAATACGGCTTGTTTGTGTATCACTCCAATCCACCATCACTCGTTTACAACCGTTCTCATAGGCATGCTTCGTTACCTTGCGAGTAAATTCTGCTGTTTCTATCGGCGAACTGATAAGCAACCTTTGTCCTTCTTTTAAACCTAACCCAACCTTTATCACTAATTCAGCGTATTGATCCAACTTCTCTTCAAACGACTTCATACTTTCCCCTCCGATTGGTAAATACATAAAAACGACTGATAAGTTTATATTATTTACAATTATATAAAAAAAAGAATATTATGACTACTGTTTTCTTTCTCGCTTTTATTTGATCACCATATTGAATTGTACGTAAAAAAAGAATAAAAAGAAAAGATCACATTACGATATGTGATCTTGAATGACTATTTTCGTTCTTATTGAGACTAAATCCGATCTGAGTAAGTGCGCTCTCTAAATTATTCGTGATCAAGATACCTTTAAAGTCAACATCGACATGAAGAGTTGTTAATGCAAGGTCAGGTCTGAATCCAGTAAGAATGGGAGTGACTCCTATTAACCTTAGCAACTTCACGATATTTAACAGATATTCGCTAACAGAATTATTGATTCTGCTCACACCAGAAAGATCGATGATCATATGTTCAAGCTCTAAACTCATGCTGCTTTCCAGTGTGCTTTGAATGATGAGCTCTGCTCGATATTCATTAATATGGCCAATGATAGGAAGGATTGCAACACCTTTTGTTAAAGGAACGATCGGTACTGAGATTTCTTTAATCTCCTTATTCGCCTTATCAAGCTCTAATACGTATGTCAACAACGAAGACATCGTCTGAAAAAGCTCAACATGCTGATCAGTAAACTCGAACCGATCTGTATCTAGACCACAGATAGTTCCGTAATTTTCACCATCTTCATAATAGATCGGAATCGCAATAAAGCTACCCCCACCTAGATTTGCAGTTACATTTAGATCTTTCGTCCGTTCATTTTGCGTAATATCTTCTATAAGAAGAATGTCATTGCCTTTATCTACGCTCACTTTACAGAACGTTTCTTGAAAAGGCATTGTTGTACCTTCTTGAATCAATACCGTATTTTTATTGACTGCTTTTTTGATTTCATTTACTTGTTTGTCATTCTTAGCGATAAACAACGTATTAATGTTGATAAGTTTGCTCATAAAATGAAGAATGTTTGCGGTGGCTTCTTCAAAATTTTTAACTGATTTATTCTTAATTACTGAATTTAGATGAATAGACAAAGTAAATGACCAACCTTTCATTTCTAAAAATCTTTCTGCCATAATTCTTTGATGGTCCACCCCTTTATTTACCCTACGGATAAGGAAATAAACATTTAAAGTAAAACAATTGTTAACGTTGACTAAAAAAATCTCTAAACTCGGATAAAAAGATAAAAAACAGCTCTTCTATTAGGGTTGTTTTTTCCTGTGTCTTTGGAACTATATAAAAACACCTGACCTATACCATTTTTCTCTATTATTTTTAAATAAAAAGTGTTTAAAAATAGTTCTTCAAATAGTAAATACTCCCTATTCTAAATCTAAAACACGGGAGTTATCTCCTATTCTAGTAGTTGATGTATCATGGTAACATTTTGAATACGCGGAATTATCCGACAATATATGTCGGTATTCGGAAACTACTACGATTTAGGGGGAATCTTGGTGAAAAAAGGGAAATGGGTATCTGCTGCACTCGCTACGATGTTAAGTTGTTCTGCTTTTTCAAGTGTTAGCGCTGCACCTGCAAATGTATCATCTGATGTAGCAACACAACACCAGAACGATCATAAAGGTCATAAACATGGTGGCGGTCCTTTTGATTTAGGAATCGCTAATGATGAGAAGTTGATCGAAATGTTGAAGAAAAAAGGCGAAATCAGTAAAAACGCATCTGAAGCAGATGCACAGAAAAAATTACAGCAATATTTGCACAAGAAACAAGAGAACGCTTCAAAATTCTCTGAAGGTGCATTAGAAGACGAGCATAGTGAAAAGCGTAAAGAAATTAGAAAGAAGCACAAAAAAGAAGGACTTAAAAAAGACGGTAGAAAAGAAGATAAGATTAAGAACGTAAAAGAAGAAAAATGGAAAGGACAAAAGCGCGTAGATAACGTTCTTGTTCTTTTGGTAGAATTTCCAGACTACCCTGCTTCGAACATAACAAAAGAAGAAACAGACATGTTCTATGATGAATATACAAAGAAACACTATGAAGACTTAGTCTTTGGAAATAAAGGATACGAAGGGCCGAATGGAGAAAAATTGATCTCCATGAAGCAATATTATGAACAGCAATCCGGTGGAAGTTATTCTGTAAAAGGAAGTGTTGGAGGTTGGTATAAAGCGAAACATCCAGCTGCTTATTATGGAGGTAACGTCCCTACTCCAGATGGAAACGATAAAGACGCTCGTTCTCTCGTAAAAGAAGCGTTAGAAGCGGCGGCAAAAGATCCTAACATTAATCTAGGAGACTATGACCAAGAGGATCGCTACGACTTAGATGGAGATGGCAATACACGTGAGGCTGATGGTTTAGTAGACCACCTTATGATCGTTCACTCAAGCGTTGGTGAAGAAGCTGGTGGAGGTGCACTTGCTGGTGACGCAATTTGGAGCCACCGTTGGAACCTTGGCTCACCTTTCCCAATCGCAGGCTCAGAGTCTGAAGTTGATTATTGGAACGGTATGATGGGAGCTTATGATTATACGGTTCAACCTGCAGATGGAGCAGCTGGCGTATTCGCACATGAATATGGCCATGATCTTGAGCTTCCAGATGAGTACGATACACAATACTCTGGTGAAGGTGAGCCTGTTGCCTACTGGTCGATCATGTCTAGTGGAAGCTGGGCAGGTAAAGTTCCTGGTACTGAGCCGACTGGATTCAGTGCTTGGTCAAAAGAATTCTTACAATCGTACATCGGTGGTAACTGGTTAAGTGGAGAAACGTTCGTTTACGAAGAGATCGACCGTAAAGGAATCGACGTTCTTCTA encodes the following:
- a CDS encoding NfeD family protein yields the protein MELFGYPLSTIYLGSFIVFGCITFVYILFGDMLDAAVDFLHPSLILSFFTIGTASGYLLEIMTNINSWFIMVFSGLLSLLLVTLLNVFVLMPIRSSEESLAYRDEDLKGRVGTVLTSVPTDGFGEILIEGISGRISKSAISMDNKPISQGEKVLIIDIQKGVVSVMRYEQVEQTYIH
- a CDS encoding DNA alkylation repair protein, producing the protein MYTEKLWQYLNNKANKEDAEPMKKYMRDQFEFFGIRSPILKQSMKDFLKEYGLPAKEQLPSIIEEAWSRPEREMQYATFTIVEKLKKQMTKEDIEWIEYTIINKSWWDTVDHIAKHIAGIYLMKFPDEIEPVTKRWVQSKNIWLMRSAILFQLGYKDKTDKELLAQIIKDTKYDQDFFIRKGIGWALREYAYTDADWVWEFVHKEELSPLSYKEAIKNIKKTKQPH
- a CDS encoding STAS domain-containing protein, with the protein product MNYVLEGTIKDTLNCLEENIFFIDQDLHISWMNNSSKNLLQVMKKYLNIGTPEDMIGQPIKSLHKNFLQEELMNYNEFPIDAQIVLFDRFVARLIVTELLVENQKRGYLLTWKDLTEREQERERTKEILNELATPILQTVAEHTLLVPLIGELTLERLETLTTKLLKECLNNGADYVILDFSGVTTITDSELGIEIQNLTDAIKLMGADVLYCGFPKEMVKDMVSLGVHTNQLSFVSFRNAIRYVVKEQEK
- a CDS encoding homoserine dehydrogenase; this translates as MVTHVSVGLLGLGTVGSGVVRMIEGNREELQHRVGCPVFIEKILVQNVEKERLVSINNEWLTQHPEDVIQNPNIQVVIEVMGGIELAREYITLALQNKKHVITANKDLMALYGAELLQVAHENECDLFYEASVAGGIPIIRSLVDGLASDKITKMMGIVNGTTNYILTKMDKQQRNYEEVLKEAQDLGYAEADPTSDVEGIDAARKMAILSTLGFSMHIHLDDVTVSGISKVTQEDLEYARQFGYTLKLIGNAKKDNGKVEISVEPTLLPDSHPLASVHNEYNAVYVYGESVGETMFFGPGAGQLPTATSVVSDLVAVVKNMRLGVNGKSVVAPQFDKQLKQPNEIDGKFFYRLYVKDEAGAFSSITSLFALHDISLEKLIQSPVDHKGVAEIVIVTHGTNKQQDSHVYNLLRDSEVVQEIKSHYRVEGA
- the thrC gene encoding threonine synthase, with the translated sequence MHWKGLLHQYKEYLPVNASTPLLSLNEGHTPLIPLPHLSKEWGINLYAKYEGANPTGSFKDRGMVMAVAKAKEEGSRAIICASTGNTSAAAAAYGARAGLRCIVVIPDGKIAQGKLAQAKMYGAEIFAIEGNFDEALQMVQKMSEEEDFTLVNSVNPYRLEGQKTAAFELVDALAGAPDILAIPVGNAGNISAYWKGFKEYDAVKSSGLPRIHGFQAAGAAPIVNGSVVKNPETIATAIRIGNPASWKLASSALEESGGVIDSVTDEEILEAYQMLASKEGVFAEPASCSTIAGLYKQHKQGVLPNGASVVAILTGNGLKDPDIALKTVKQEPIVIPNDFDLLRQQLKGCVV
- the thrB gene encoding homoserine kinase: MKAEPFSIHVPASTANLGPGFDSVGLALNRYLTVHVQPFAPRKTTFHGEELQAFNKDENNLIMQAAHFTADSFRKKLPPCQLDVVSTFPTSKGMGSSASAIVAGIELANILLDLELSKESKSLLASSLEEHPDNVIPAIFGGLTISFYNGQVVETVHVPDVAVEMIIAIPDGVLHTKQSRGSLPNLLPFNKAVEGSAISNVLVAALMKNDWKKAADMMNRDLFHEPFRSKWVPLYAELKEKAIELGAYGAAISGSGPSIVCFTPHQKAAGITEQLSTLFPQYHFETIFPDRRGVVVEKCLSAAL
- a CDS encoding glycosyl hydrolase family 18 protein — its product is MKKIVAFLAAFTIVLSGCGNSNNMKESEAAPKNMSNETRNSPRLEQINSPQKKQVDISKAETNHGKTKIETLGFLEPIEAKQSIRDVQESVNDLTYVAFFSYQVNKDGSLKPIKDYAALQEVKKSKAMPMMVLTNFIDGNFSPEIAHNIFTDKTASKTLIGSVISTMKQKGYKALNIDFEHIKEKDRELYNGFLETIIPQVQKEGFKVSTALAPKTSDEQKGPWHGAHDYKRHGELADFVVLMTYEWGWSGGPPMAVAPVPQVEKVVKYATSVIPPEKIVMGAPLYGYDWTLPYKKGNKFAKRVAPAEAHDLALKEDATVKYDNESQAPFFNYKDDNGKEHVVWFENEQSAEAKNQLVKKYKLRGLAYWVLGEPFPENWTLLRDQFNITHK
- a CDS encoding aminopeptidase — encoded protein: MKSFEEKLDQYAELVIKVGLGLKEGQRLLISSPIETAEFTRKVTKHAYENGCKRVMVDWSDTQTSRIHLTLAAEEVLQNDLPSWEIDKYNSLVENHDCFLMITGNDPNAYKGVPSERMMFVQKNRGEKLQAFSAGQLRGDMHWAIAGAPTVGWAKSVFPDKNDEEAVDALWEAIFKTVRVDQNDPVAAWDEHVKTLTEKVNYLNEQKFKTLHYKSEGTDLSIDLHPDHTWIGGGHHSTFGTYYIPNLPTEEVFTTPRKYGVNGKVSSSKPLSAMGNIIDNFSLTFKDGKVVDFTAEEGYDTLKQLLSIDDGMGYLGEVALVPHDSPISNSGITFNNTLYDENASCHLAIGTSITMSVKDAGNLSPEQMEEKEINFSRGHTDFMIGSADLEIEAEYEDGKRIPLFTNGNWAI
- a CDS encoding STAS domain-containing protein codes for the protein MAERFLEMKGWSFTLSIHLNSVIKNKSVKNFEEATANILHFMSKLININTLFIAKNDKQVNEIKKAVNKNTVLIQEGTTMPFQETFCKVSVDKGNDILLIEDITQNERTKDLNVTANLGGGSFIAIPIYYEDGENYGTICGLDTDRFEFTDQHVELFQTMSSLLTYVLELDKANKEIKEISVPIVPLTKGVAILPIIGHINEYRAELIIQSTLESSMSLELEHMIIDLSGVSRINNSVSEYLLNIVKLLRLIGVTPILTGFRPDLALTTLHVDVDFKGILITNNLESALTQIGFSLNKNENSHSRSHIVM